A window from Drosophila nasuta strain 15112-1781.00 chromosome 3, ASM2355853v1, whole genome shotgun sequence encodes these proteins:
- the LOC132792774 gene encoding larval cuticle protein 65Ag1-like produces MKFLIVFIAIVAVAMASSVQEETITNESQVSPEGYTFNVATNNGFEHSAEGKIDNENTEHGSLAVHGHFKYVGDDGVTYEVRYIADENGFQPIGAHIPQPLDD; encoded by the exons ATGAAATTTCTTATCGTCTTTATCGCAatcgtcgcagtcgcaatgGCATCATCTGTTCAAGAGGAAACCATCACAAACGAATCCCAAGTTTCACCCGAGGGCTACACATTCAA cGTGGCAACAAATAATGGATTTGAACATAGCGCAGAAGGTAAAATTGATAATGAGAACACAGAGCATGGAAGTCTCGCTGTTCACGGACATTTCAAATATGTTGGTGACGATGGAGTGACCTACGAAGTCAGATATATTGCCGATGAGAACGGTTTCCAGCCCATCGGTGCTCACATTCCCCAACCTTTAGATGATTAG
- the LOC132792340 gene encoding larval cuticle protein 65Ag1-like: protein MKFLIVFVAICAVALAIPTNNVETLKYDSDVQPDGYKFSVETSDGTKRDEVGVLNNPNTDHESLAVSGNVKYIGDDGVTYDLSYTADENGFHPSGAHLPQAS, encoded by the coding sequence ATGAAGTTCCTCATCGTCTTTGTTGCCATCTGTGCTGTCGCCTTGGCAATTCCCACCAATAATGTGGAAACCCTGAAATACGATTCCGATGTTCAACCCGATGGCTACAAATTCTCTGTGGAAACCTCTGATGGTACAAAACGTGACGAAGTTGGTGTCCTGAACAACCCGAACACCGATCACGAGTCTCTGGCTGTGTCCGGAAATGTGAAGTACATCGGCGACGATGGAGTGACCTACGATCTTTCCTATACTGCCGATGAGAACGGTTTCCATCCTTCCGGTGCTCATTTGCCTCAAGCTtcgtaa